One part of the Sphingobacterium sp. LZ7M1 genome encodes these proteins:
- a CDS encoding DUF4141 domain-containing protein, which yields MKKTMLLVWTAFMLAVVPSAKAQWVVVDPSNLASGIINSANEIVQTSSTVSNVVKNFNEVKKVYEQGKEYYDKLKAVNNLVKDARKVQQTVLLVGDVSEMYVQNFGKMMNDPNFSPQELTAIANGYSTLLNESTELLKELKQIVTSTSLSLNDKERMDIIDRVYKEVKDYHSLVRYFTNKNISVSILRAKKQNNTKRVLELYGTAEQKYW from the coding sequence ATGAAGAAAACAATGTTACTGGTGTGGACGGCATTTATGCTTGCCGTCGTACCGTCTGCAAAGGCACAATGGGTGGTAGTTGACCCTTCAAATCTGGCATCGGGTATCATCAACTCCGCCAATGAAATCGTGCAGACCTCATCCACCGTGTCCAACGTGGTAAAGAATTTCAACGAGGTAAAGAAAGTGTATGAACAGGGCAAGGAATACTACGATAAATTGAAAGCTGTAAATAACTTGGTTAAAGATGCCCGAAAAGTGCAACAAACGGTACTACTCGTAGGCGATGTGTCCGAAATGTACGTGCAGAATTTCGGCAAAATGATGAACGACCCGAATTTCAGTCCGCAGGAACTCACGGCAATCGCCAACGGTTATTCCACGCTCCTAAACGAGAGTACCGAACTACTCAAAGAACTGAAACAGATTGTTACCTCGACCTCGCTTTCGCTGAACGATAAGGAACGTATGGACATCATCGACAGGGTTTACAAAGAGGTCAAGGACTATCACAGCCTTGTCCGGTATTTCACCAACAAGAATATCTCCGTGAGCATTTTGAGGGCTAAGAAACAGAACAACACCAAAAGGGTGCTTGAACTGTACGGAACTGCTGAACAAAAATATTGGTAA
- the traJ gene encoding conjugative transposon protein TraJ codes for MEWNNLHELLRSLYDEMLPLSADMATVAKGIAGLGALFYVALKVWQALSRAEPIDVFPLLRPFAIGLCIMFFPTIVLGTINAVLSPVVKGTNAMLENQVLDLNKLQEQKDLLEREAMLRNPETAYLVSDEEFDKKLDELGWSPSDLVAISGMYMERGMYDLKKSIRDWFRELLEVLFQASALVIDTIRTFFLIVLSILGPIAFAISVWDGFQSTLTQWLTRYISVYLWLPIADMFSSMLAKIQSLIIERDIDMLADPTYIPDTSNTVYIIFMLIGIVGYFTVPTVAGWVIQAGGAGNFMRNVNSTASKTGNIAGAGTGAVAGNIGGRLMNK; via the coding sequence ATGGAATGGAACAATCTTCACGAACTCCTGCGCTCTCTTTACGATGAGATGCTCCCACTGTCCGCCGATATGGCGACAGTGGCTAAGGGCATTGCCGGATTGGGCGCACTGTTCTACGTGGCACTGAAAGTGTGGCAGGCATTGAGCCGTGCAGAACCGATAGACGTGTTTCCGCTCCTGCGACCGTTCGCCATCGGGCTTTGCATTATGTTCTTCCCGACCATCGTATTGGGAACTATCAATGCGGTATTAAGTCCGGTCGTAAAAGGCACAAACGCCATGCTCGAAAACCAAGTGCTTGACCTCAACAAATTGCAGGAACAAAAAGACCTGTTGGAGAGAGAGGCAATGCTCCGCAATCCCGAAACCGCTTACCTCGTAAGCGATGAGGAATTTGATAAGAAACTGGATGAATTGGGATGGTCGCCGTCCGATTTGGTTGCCATATCCGGTATGTACATGGAGCGTGGAATGTACGATTTAAAGAAAAGCATCCGTGACTGGTTTCGGGAGCTACTGGAAGTCCTTTTCCAAGCATCTGCTTTGGTCATAGATACCATACGGACATTCTTTCTTATCGTGCTGTCCATTCTCGGGCCGATAGCCTTTGCGATAAGTGTATGGGATGGTTTTCAGTCCACACTTACGCAATGGCTGACCCGATATATCAGCGTGTACCTGTGGTTGCCCATTGCCGATATGTTCAGCTCCATGCTCGCCAAGATACAATCCCTTATCATCGAACGGGATATTGATATGCTTGCCGACCCGACCTACATCCCCGACACATCCAACACCGTGTATATCATCTTTATGCTGATTGGCATCGTGGGCTACTTCACCGTTCCAACGGTGGCAGGTTGGGTAATACAGGCAGGTGGTGCAGGGAACTTCATGCGCAACGTAAACTCTACGGCATCTAAGACCGGAAACATCGCCGGAGCAGGAACGGGGGCTGTTGCAGGCAATATCGGTGGCAGGTTAATGAACAAATAA
- the traK gene encoding conjugative transposon protein TraK — protein sequence MEFKTLRNIENSFRQIRLYAIVFAVLCIAVVGYAVWQSYQFAEAQRQKIYVLDNGKSLMLALSQDASLNRPVEAREHVRRFHELFFTLAPDKNAIESNMKRAFNLADKSAFDYYKDLSEKGYYNRIISGNVQQRVEVDSVVCNFDTYPYSVRTYAKQFIIRSSNVTRRNLVTSCYLVNSVRSDNNPQGFNIEKFAVLENRDIEVIDR from the coding sequence ATGGAATTTAAGACACTAAGAAATATCGAAAACAGCTTTAGGCAAATACGGCTGTACGCAATTGTATTTGCGGTACTCTGCATCGCGGTGGTAGGTTATGCCGTATGGCAGTCCTACCAGTTTGCAGAGGCACAACGCCAAAAAATATATGTACTGGACAACGGCAAGTCCTTGATGTTGGCATTGTCACAGGATGCAAGCCTCAACAGACCTGTTGAGGCAAGGGAACACGTAAGGCGTTTCCATGAACTGTTCTTTACGCTCGCACCGGATAAGAACGCTATTGAAAGCAACATGAAAAGAGCTTTTAATCTTGCCGACAAATCGGCTTTCGATTACTACAAAGACCTTTCGGAAAAGGGCTATTATAATCGCATCATTTCGGGCAACGTGCAACAGCGTGTCGAAGTGGACAGCGTGGTGTGCAACTTCGATACCTATCCCTATTCCGTTAGGACGTATGCTAAACAGTTTATCATCCGGTCAAGCAACGTTACAAGGCGAAACCTTGTGACCTCCTGTTATCTCGTGAACTCCGTCCGCTCGGACAACAACCCACAGGGCTTCAATATCGAAAAGTTTGCCGTGTTGGAAAACAGGGATATAGAAGTCATCGACCGCTAA
- a CDS encoding nitrogen regulatory IIA protein, translated as MKNLRTAISNWFDKLDGQWRALPVKKKHRYTLLLFAGYALLSVIVLLEVCYDVAHSDNTMTIEHIENPIRQNNSSVSPQDSIKTILKDKNHERQ; from the coding sequence ATGAAAAATCTAAGAACAGCAATCAGTAATTGGTTTGACAAGCTCGATGGACAGTGGCGAGCGTTGCCTGTTAAAAAAAAGCATCGCTATACGCTACTGCTCTTTGCAGGCTATGCACTGCTGTCCGTCATCGTACTGCTCGAAGTGTGCTACGATGTAGCGCATTCCGATAATACCATGACTATTGAGCATATCGAAAACCCCATTAGGCAAAACAATTCCTCGGTTTCACCGCAGGACAGTATTAAAACAATCTTAAAAGATAAAAATCATGAAAGACAGTGA
- the traM gene encoding conjugative transposon protein TraM, whose product MKDSENKKVSFLVEDDDPKNGMDATQDGAQNKADKLKKPIIFALMGVVFLGCMYLIFKPSSDKKTVEDIGLNDVVPQANDAGLQSDKQKAYEQELLEQKMQEKRNALLSLSDYWSEDSTADQEAEQPDEVYEDGYASGGGTRRNSNPALNSYRNAQSTLTSFYDNSDYETQELRKQIEELKEQLAEKDVPPVTTIDDQLALMEKSYEMASRYLPQTPAQPNSTDTMVSTKSASQKEHFVAFTPVRKNTVSALYREPTDSAFLANWNETRNRGFYTAGVSEQVIQPKNSIKAVVQETQVVTGEGDVRLRLLETAQTPVRSIPAGTVLTANAKFQGGRLQLKVTSIEYEGNIIPVDITVYDVDGQQGLYVPYSPEMNALSEIASNMSQTGGTSIMMTRSAGQQMAGGLSRGVVQGVSGYFSKKVRTPKVTVKAGHQLFLVSKN is encoded by the coding sequence ATGAAAGACAGTGAAAACAAAAAGGTAAGTTTTTTGGTCGAAGATGACGACCCGAAAAACGGAATGGATGCGACCCAAGACGGGGCGCAGAACAAAGCAGACAAGTTAAAGAAGCCCATCATTTTTGCCCTTATGGGCGTGGTGTTCCTCGGCTGTATGTACCTAATCTTCAAACCGTCCTCCGATAAGAAAACGGTCGAGGATATTGGTCTGAACGATGTCGTACCGCAGGCAAACGATGCAGGGCTTCAATCCGATAAGCAAAAGGCTTATGAACAGGAACTACTCGAACAGAAAATGCAGGAAAAGCGCAATGCGCTCCTGTCACTATCCGACTATTGGAGCGAGGACAGTACCGCCGATCAGGAAGCGGAGCAACCGGATGAGGTTTATGAAGACGGCTACGCTTCCGGCGGTGGTACACGCAGGAACAGCAACCCTGCTCTGAACAGTTACCGCAATGCGCAAAGTACGCTGACCTCGTTCTACGACAACAGCGATTACGAAACGCAGGAACTCCGCAAACAGATTGAGGAACTCAAAGAACAGTTGGCAGAAAAAGACGTACCGCCTGTAACGACCATAGATGACCAACTGGCTTTGATGGAAAAGTCATACGAAATGGCTTCCCGTTACCTGCCACAAACCCCTGCACAGCCGAACAGTACGGACACAATGGTTTCCACAAAGAGTGCCTCACAAAAGGAGCATTTCGTGGCTTTCACTCCTGTAAGAAAAAATACGGTTTCCGCATTGTACCGTGAACCGACTGACAGTGCTTTTTTGGCAAACTGGAACGAAACCCGAAACCGTGGCTTCTATACGGCAGGTGTTTCGGAACAGGTCATACAGCCAAAAAACAGCATCAAGGCAGTGGTACAGGAAACACAGGTCGTGACGGGCGAAGGCGATGTGCGCCTGCGCCTGTTGGAAACGGCACAAACGCCTGTCCGCTCCATTCCGGCAGGAACGGTACTAACGGCAAATGCCAAGTTTCAAGGTGGCAGGTTGCAGTTAAAAGTAACGTCCATCGAATATGAGGGCAACATTATTCCGGTCGATATAACCGTGTACGATGTGGACGGACAGCAAGGGCTATATGTGCCATATTCTCCCGAAATGAACGCCCTGTCAGAGATAGCCTCCAACATGAGCCAAACGGGGGGAACAAGTATCATGATGACACGCTCGGCAGGGCAACAGATGGCAGGCGGCCTTTCCCGTGGCGTGGTGCAAGGGGTATCGGGGTACTTCTCCAAGAAAGTGAGGACACCGAAAGTAACCGTCAAAGCCGGTCATCAGTTATTCCTCGTTTCAAAAAATTAA